The genome window GTTTAATAGGCATAGGCTTATTAAGCACCGCGATAGTTTTGCAAACTTTACACGTAGGTCAGACTTGGATCATGGGGCTTGTAAATCCTTTCGATCTTTTAGGTGGTACTTATGTGTGGTTTATATCACTTTCTTTTGTCTTTTTAGGGCTTGGAATTAGCACATGGTATTTACACAACTACTTGCATGATAAATTCGAAAACAAATTTTTTGCGTATTTTGCCTTGTTTTGCTCTTTTTTAGGAGTATTTACCACTAGAATGCTATTTTATGGACTTATCAGCACACAAATCATGCTAGGACATTTTTAATGAAACAATTAGCTATAGATGTTTTTATAAGCTTTATACAAAATCCACCCAACCAAAGTTTACTAAACCAAATCAAAGAAAACAAACTTTGGCAAGATTGGTTTTTAAAAAACGAAAATCCTTTGCAGATATAAGCCTTGAAACTTCTATCTAGCAATGAAGATGAAGCACTTATAGGAAGTGATTTTGTGAGTTTATTTATAAGCGATATTGAGTATACTAAAGCACCTCCTTTTGCTTCTTTTTATCTTGACAAAGATAAGGAAATTTACTCTTCAAATTCTAATAAAATCAAAGATATTTTTTTAAATCACCGTTTTTGTGATTTTTTAGAAAATGAACCTTCAGATAGTCTTGTTAATGAGCTTTTATTTATTAAAGAACTCATCAACACAAAAAACAACAAAGTCCTAAAAGATTTTTTAGAGAAAGAATTTTTTACTTGGTTTTATCTTTGGAGCAAAGATCTACTAAATGGCTCTAAAAGCAATTTTTACAAAGGCTTGTCAATGCTCATGGAAGATTTCTTTCAAGAACTAGAAAAAAATTTATAGCAATTTAACACAAATCAATTTTTTCTTTTTAACTAGGAGTTAGAATATCCTTTTTAGTTTTATAAAAAGGATATTAAATGACAAAAGAACAAATTCAAATCATCAAAGATTGTGTGCCTGTTTTACAAAAAAATGGCGAAATTTTAACTAAAGAATTTTATAAAATCATGTTTGAAGAATACCCTGAAGTCAAACCCATGTTTAACATGCAAAAACAAGCTTCAGGCGAACAACCAAAAGCCTTGGCTATGGCTATTTTAATGGCAGCTAAGAATGTAGAAAATTTAGAAAACATGCGATCTTTTGTAGACAAAGTTGCCATTACTCATACTAATTTAAATGTCAAAGAAGAACACTACCCTATCGTTGGTGCTTGTCTTTTAAAAGCTATCAAAGTGGTATTAAACGCAGATGAAGCTACACTAAAAGCTTGGGAAGAAGCTTATAAAGCGATCGCGCAATTTTACATCGATATCGAAAAAGAAATCTATGCAAAAAACAACTAAGCTTTGATCATTCAAAGCTTAGCGTAAAAAAGCTATCCCTGCTTTTGCTATTTTCACATCTTCTTCTAAGTGTGCTCCACCCACACCTATACCCCCAACCACTACACCATCAATCAAAATAGGAACCCCACCAGGCATAATGGAAAATTGCTCATCTAAGTAACGAATATCTTCAGGGATCTTACCCTCTTTTACCCCTTTAAAAATCACTGCAGTTTCTCTTTTTTGCGAAGTAGCAGTATAAGCCTTTTTATAGCTAGCATTAAGCGTGTGCACTCCTGCTTTGTCATCTCTTAAAACCGCTAAAATTTGACCCGATTTATCCACTATAGTAATGCTTACATGAAAGTCATTTTTTCTTGCTTCTTTTTTGGCTAAATCCAAAATCCCTTCAACCATTTGCGTAGTTAAAACAGGCTCTTTAACAAGCTCATAAGATTTTGCCACCAAACTCACTCCCAAAAATACACATAAAATGAATATTTTTCTCATCTTTTTCCTTTAAAATTTCTCCACCGCATTTTTTGCTAATTCTTTAATATCGCCTTTGAGTTCTTGAATTTGACCATTTTGTGCTAGCAAAATCCGATCAGCCATATCAAAATACACATCATCATGGGTAATCGCAAAAATCGTCTTTCCTTGCTCTTTTAGCAAAGGCAAAAGCTTGGTATAAAAAAACTTTCTAAACATAGGATCTTGATCAGCCGCCCACTCATCTAAGATCAAAATATCTCTTTTTTCAAGCAAAGCATTAAGCATGGCTAATCGCTTTTTTTGTCCT of Campylobacter sp. 2014D-0216 contains these proteins:
- a CDS encoding molecular chaperone TorD family protein, with amino-acid sequence MKLLSSNEDEALIGSDFVSLFISDIEYTKAPPFASFYLDKDKEIYSSNSNKIKDIFLNHRFCDFLENEPSDSLVNELLFIKELINTKNNKVLKDFLEKEFFTWFYLWSKDLLNGSKSNFYKGLSMLMEDFFQELEKNL
- the cgb gene encoding single-domain globin Cgb, translated to MTKEQIQIIKDCVPVLQKNGEILTKEFYKIMFEEYPEVKPMFNMQKQASGEQPKALAMAILMAAKNVENLENMRSFVDKVAITHTNLNVKEEHYPIVGACLLKAIKVVLNADEATLKAWEEAYKAIAQFYIDIEKEIYAKNN
- a CDS encoding GlcG/HbpS family heme-binding protein; translation: MRKIFILCVFLGVSLVAKSYELVKEPVLTTQMVEGILDLAKKEARKNDFHVSITIVDKSGQILAVLRDDKAGVHTLNASYKKAYTATSQKRETAVIFKGVKEGKIPEDIRYLDEQFSIMPGGVPILIDGVVVGGIGVGGAHLEEDVKIAKAGIAFLR